CCTGGTCAAATCCGATATAACCGGGTGGTGCCCCGATCAGGCGTGCGACGGCATGTTTTTCCATGTACTCGCTCATGTCAAATCGCATAAACTCGACGCCCAGAATGCGCGCTACCTGCAGGGACACTTCGGTTTTACCGACACCTGTGGGACCGGTGAACAGAAAACAGCCTACAGGGCGTTCGGGTGATCCGAGGCCTGCCCGCGAGCGCTTAATGGAGGTCACCAGCGCCCTGATGGCATCTTCCTGGCCAAACACCACCTTTTTTAATCCATCTTCCAGGTTTTCAAGCTTGGTGCGATCCGATGTGGAAACACTTTGGGTTGGCACGCGCGCCATTTTGGCGATAATTTTCTCGATATCAGCCGGATTAATCTTTTTGCGCCGCGTTGACCCGGAAAGCCGAATAAACGCGCCGGCTTCGTCAATCACGTCGATGGCTTTGTCCGGCAAAAAACGATCTCGCAGGTATTTGGTGGACAATTCAGCAGCGGTCTTCAACGCCGCATCGGTGTAAGCAATTCCGTGATGCTCCTCATAGCGGGATCGCAGCCCCTTGAGTATTTGAACCGTCTCTGAGACGGGTGGTTCCATGATTTCAATTTTTTCGAATCGTCGTGAAAGGGCGCGATCTTTTTCAAAATGGTTTTTGAACTCTTCAAAGGTCGATGAACCGATGCAACGGATTTCACCGCTGGCCAGAACCGGTTTCAGAATATTGGAAGCATCCATTGAACCGCTGCTGGTGGCCCCAGCACCGACAATGGTATGAATCTCGTCAATAAACAGAATGGCTTTAGATTTCTTCTGCAACTCAGCGATAACGCCTTTAAGACGCTGCTCAAAATCGCCCCGGAATTTGGTGCCGGCTAACAGCCCCCCCAGATCCAGGGAAAAAATTTCCATATCCTTGAGCAGGTCTGGGACCTCCCCTTTCTGAATTTTCTGAGCAAGACCTTCGGCCATTGCCGTTTTGCCCACACCGGGGTCACCGACAAAGACAGGATTGTTTTTCCGCCTGCGGCAGAGCACCTGCATGGTGCGCTCTAATTCGGTTTTTCGGCCGATCAGGGGGTCCAGTTTGTTGGCAGCAGCCAGCTCGATGAGATTGAGAGTAAATTGTTCCAAAGGATTGGCTTGTCGCCGGCGATCCTTTTCTTCTTTGCCGGGTCTGACCAATCCACCGGGGCTGTCGCCAAATGAATCTTTGGAAATATTGTGCGAGATATAATTGAGCACATCCAGGCGCGTGATGCCTTCGGAGCTTAAAAAATACTCGGCGTGCGAATCTTTTTCGAGAAAAATGGAGGCCAAAACATCCGCAACGGCCACTTCCTGCTTCTCGGCTGATCGCGCATGGTTGACGGCCCGCTGGATAACTCGCTGAAACCCGATGGTCTGCTGCAGCACATAGTCATTGCCTTCCGGGATACGCTCAATTTTTTCTTGAAAAAAGTTTTCAAGCGCATCCAGAAGATTTTCAACATCGCCGCCGCAGTTTTCGACGATTTCAACCCCGTTGGGATCGTTGAGAATGGCAAATAAAATATGTTCGATACTGACGTATTCGTGGCGTCTTTTTTTGGCTTCCTTGACGGCAAATCCGAGTGTTGCGCTGAGTTCCTTGCTGATCATGATTTACTCTCTTTCAATGGTGCATTTCAACGGAAAGCCTCTTTCACGCGCGAGCGCTTCAACCGTATTGACTTTGGTTTCCGCTACTTCAAATGGATATATTCCACACAGTCCGAACCCGTTACGGTGTACGTTTAACATAATCTGGGTTGCGTCAGTGACCGATTTATTAAACACAAACCTGAGCACTTCAACGACAAAATCCATGGTGGTGTAGTCATCGTTCAAAAGCAGAACCTTATACATGGGTGGTTCCTTAACCTTCTGCTCTTTCTTTGAACGAACACTTTCTTCCAACTCAGTATTAAAGTCACCCATAGAAACACTCTCTGAAGAATTACGCCCCAATGCCCTGCAGAGTGCAATTCAAGGTGCCATAATCGTCGGATTCAGACTATAGTCTGCAAGTATAATAATCATCTGAATCATTGCTTGTAAAGGGTCACAAAAAATTTTGTTTTGAAAGTGCTTAGCGACCGCAACATTTTTTGTATTTCTTACCACTGCCACAAGGACAGGGCGCATTCCGACCGACCTTTTTGGCTTTTCGCTGGGCTGGTTTTGGCTTAGCGGGCCCCTCTCCCCCTGAAAAGGACAGTTTCTGTTCTTTGGGTGCCCGGAGGTCATCAATCTTTTTAGGCTCTTCGATCTGGATGCGAAACAATATCCCCAGGGTTTCTTCTTTTACCCGGGCAATCATCTCATTAAACATCTCAAAGCCTTCCTTTTTATAAACCAGCAACGGATTCTGCTGGGCGTAGCCTCTCAGGCCGATACCTTCTTTCAGATGGTCCATAGACAGCAGATGATCCTTCCAAAGATTGTCAACGGTCTGCAGCATCACCACGCGCTCCAATTGCCGAAAATCCTCTGATCCGATGGCTGCTTCACGTTCGTTGTAAAGCGATTGGGCACCTTCAAAAATCAAACCCGCCAGTCCCTCTTGTCCGAGGTCCTCCAGCGCGTCCTCGCCATCAACATTCAGATAAAAATTGAACTGTTTAAAGGCGGCGCTCCGAATCGCCTTTAAATCCCATTCTCCAGATACGACTTCTTCGCCAAACATTTCAGCAGCGATATCTTCGGCTTTTTCTCGAATCATCTCAATGATAACGGGTTTTAAGCTTTTTCCGTCTAAGGCTTCGCGGCGTTGCCGATAGATAACTTCCCGCTGCTGATTCATAACATCATCATATTCAAGCAGCTGTTTGCGAATTTCAAAATTGTGCCCCTCAACACGGCCCTGCGCATTTTCAATCGCGCGGCTGATCATATTGTGCTCGATCGGTTCGCCATCGGGCATACCCAGCTTTTCCATAATTCCGGTGATGCGCTCACCGCCGAAAATCCGCAGCAAGTCATCTTCTAGAGCCAAGTAAAATCGTGAAGACCCGGGATCGCCCTGTCTGCCGGAACGTCCCCGCAGCTGGTTGTCGATTCGGCGACTTTCATGGCGCTCAGTGCCGATAATATGCAACCCGCCAACATCGGTTACACCATCGCCCAGAACAATATCCGTGCCGCGTCCGGCCATGTTCGTTGAAATGGTGACAGAGCCTGGTTGCCCGGCCATAGCGATGATCTCGGCTTCTTTTTCATGATTTTTGGCATTCAGCACCGAATGATTGATGCCTTTTTTCTTTAGCTTCTTGCTCAGGTTTTCGGAAACATCTATCGATATCGTGCCGACCAGAACCGGTTGGCCCTTGGCGTTCAATTCCTTAATTTCATCTAAGACTGCATCAAACTTTTCTTTACGCGTTTTGTAAATCGCATCTGGAAAATCATCCCGAATCATCGGCATGTTGGTAGGAATCACCATTACATCCAGATCATAAATCTTTTTGAACTCGGCCGCCTCGGTATCGGCGGTGCCGGTCATGCCGGCGAGCTTGTCGTACATGCGGAAATAATTTTGAAAGGTGATTGTGGCCAACGTCTGGTTTTCATTTTCAATTTTTACGCCCTCTTTGGCCTCCAGGGCCTGGTGCAGCCCTTCGCT
The Desulfobacterales bacterium DNA segment above includes these coding regions:
- the clpA gene encoding ATP-dependent Clp protease ATP-binding subunit ClpA; this encodes MISKELSATLGFAVKEAKKRRHEYVSIEHILFAILNDPNGVEIVENCGGDVENLLDALENFFQEKIERIPEGNDYVLQQTIGFQRVIQRAVNHARSAEKQEVAVADVLASIFLEKDSHAEYFLSSEGITRLDVLNYISHNISKDSFGDSPGGLVRPGKEEKDRRRQANPLEQFTLNLIELAAANKLDPLIGRKTELERTMQVLCRRRKNNPVFVGDPGVGKTAMAEGLAQKIQKGEVPDLLKDMEIFSLDLGGLLAGTKFRGDFEQRLKGVIAELQKKSKAILFIDEIHTIVGAGATSSGSMDASNILKPVLASGEIRCIGSSTFEEFKNHFEKDRALSRRFEKIEIMEPPVSETVQILKGLRSRYEEHHGIAYTDAALKTAAELSTKYLRDRFLPDKAIDVIDEAGAFIRLSGSTRRKKINPADIEKIIAKMARVPTQSVSTSDRTKLENLEDGLKKVVFGQEDAIRALVTSIKRSRAGLGSPERPVGCFLFTGPTGVGKTEVSLQVARILGVEFMRFDMSEYMEKHAVARLIGAPPGYIGFDQGGLLTDGIRKHPHSVLLLDEIEKAHPDLFNILLQVMDHATLTDNNGRKADFRNVILMMTSNAGSREMSAANIGFGQTHKDAQSKGKKAIEKLFSPEFRNRLDETITFNALDLEIMEMIVDKFVAELNQQLAIKKVALTISPAVRTWLAEKGHDPTYGARPLGRVIQMEIKDKLSDAILFGDLQNGGLVSLDLADDQLTFNYG
- the clpS gene encoding ATP-dependent Clp protease adapter ClpS, producing the protein MGDFNTELEESVRSKKEQKVKEPPMYKVLLLNDDYTTMDFVVEVLRFVFNKSVTDATQIMLNVHRNGFGLCGIYPFEVAETKVNTVEALARERGFPLKCTIERE
- the secA gene encoding preprotein translocase subunit SecA, producing the protein MILNALTKVFGSKNEREIKRIQPQVERINALEPAVQAMSDDELKAQTAKFKERIDQGESLNDLLPEAFAAVREASLRTLNMRHFDVQLIGGIVLHEGKIAEMKTGEGKTLVATLPAYLNALTGKGVHIVTVNDYLARRDTEWMGHIYQFLGLSMGTIVHGLDDAERLAAYAADITYGTNNEFGFDYLRDNMKFDHKSLVQPHHNFAIVDEVDSILIDEARTPLIISGPAEKSTDLYYQVNGLIPRLSADQHYRIDEKARSATLSEDGVARCEQLLKVDNLYDPRYIELLHHINQALKAHTLFKRDVDYIVKDGEVIIVDEFTGRLMPGRRYSEGLHQALEAKEGVKIENENQTLATITFQNYFRMYDKLAGMTGTADTEAAEFKKIYDLDVMVIPTNMPMIRDDFPDAIYKTRKEKFDAVLDEIKELNAKGQPVLVGTISIDVSENLSKKLKKKGINHSVLNAKNHEKEAEIIAMAGQPGSVTISTNMAGRGTDIVLGDGVTDVGGLHIIGTERHESRRIDNQLRGRSGRQGDPGSSRFYLALEDDLLRIFGGERITGIMEKLGMPDGEPIEHNMISRAIENAQGRVEGHNFEIRKQLLEYDDVMNQQREVIYRQRREALDGKSLKPVIIEMIREKAEDIAAEMFGEEVVSGEWDLKAIRSAAFKQFNFYLNVDGEDALEDLGQEGLAGLIFEGAQSLYNEREAAIGSEDFRQLERVVMLQTVDNLWKDHLLSMDHLKEGIGLRGYAQQNPLLVYKKEGFEMFNEMIARVKEETLGILFRIQIEEPKKIDDLRAPKEQKLSFSGGEGPAKPKPAQRKAKKVGRNAPCPCGSGKKYKKCCGR